In Eriocheir sinensis breed Jianghai 21 chromosome 12, ASM2467909v1, whole genome shotgun sequence, the following proteins share a genomic window:
- the LOC126997576 gene encoding uncharacterized protein LOC126997576, whose translation MKRVLLLLALVVGAALAAEEPQEAVAEPEGEVEGKMMFGVSTLAVAKSFISVVWYGFSVAAQVVILIALVFLIVTLASAKTMLRQENSMDDYEYYQVPAYGHSGYDASNGGSGGGSSYASGYSKRSADFPSFLNMPVVQKLTERVHQAIEAYSAQN comes from the exons CCCTGGCCGCGGAGGAGCctcaggaggcggtggcggaaccggagggcgaggtggagggaaaaatga TGTTCGGGGTCTCCACCCTGGCAGTGGCCAAGTCCTTCATCAGTGTCGTCTGGTATGGCTTCTCGGTGGCGGCTCAGGTCGTCATCCTCATCGCCCTCGTCTTTTTGATCG TCACTCTGGCTTCCGCTAAAACCATGCTACGGCAAGAGAACAGCATGGACGACTACGAGTACTACCAAGTCCCCGCCTACGGCCACAGCGGCTACGACGCCAGCaacggcggcagcggcggcggcagcagctaCGCCTCAGGGTACAGCAAGAGGTCGGcggacttcccttccttcctgaacATGCCAGTCGTCCAGAAGCTCACAGAAAGGGTCCACCAGGCCATTGAGGCGTACAGCGCGCAGAACTAG